Proteins from a single region of Hordeum vulgare subsp. vulgare chromosome 6H, MorexV3_pseudomolecules_assembly, whole genome shotgun sequence:
- the LOC123406193 gene encoding probable indole-3-pyruvate monooxygenase YUCCA11, whose translation MENVTMLIVGAGPAGLATAACLSQFSISHVIVERENCSGSLWRHRAYDRLKLHLGKEFCELLHMSYPADATTYIPKNMFVKYLDDYIEHFNIQPKYLTSVESCIYDNDKKCWSIKALDMAKCMTTDFTTQFLVMATGENSAENIPMVSGLQSFPGETIHSRNYKSGERFYGKKVLVIGSGNSGMEIAYDLASHGANSSIVIRSPIHVMTKELIRLGMTLARHLPLHLVDNLLVMGANYIFGDLSRYGITRPKLGPMSLKSRTGRSAVIDVGTVGLIKKGIIKVQREVTNIKGRTVEFQCGNKVSFDAIVFATGYKSTTNIWIKNNESMLNENGMPIKEYPKHWKGENGLYCTGLARTGLAGIAMDVKNIANDINDMIGSFSN comes from the exons ATGGAGAATGTCACAATGTTGATTGTTGGTGCTGGGCCAGCAGGCCTCGCGACAGCAGCATGCCTTAGCCAATTCTCCATTTCTCATGTCATCGTCGAGCGCGAGAACTGCAGTGGGTCACTCTGGCGGCACCGTGCCTACGATCGCCTCAAGCTGCATCTTGGAAAGGAATTCTGTGAGTTACTACACATGTCATACCCAGCAGATGCAACAACATACATACCAAAAAACATGTTTGTCAAGTACTTGGATGACTACATTGAGCATTTCAATATCCAACCAAAATATCTCACCAGTGTGGAGTCATGCATATATGACAATGATAAAAAGTGCTGGTCTATCAAGGCGCTGGACATggcaaagtgcatgacaaccgatTTCACAACACAGTTTCTTGTTATGGCTACTGGTGAGAATAGCGCAGAGAATATCCCAATGGTCTCCGGCCTGCAATCTTTTCCGGGTGAGACCATCCATTCACGAAACTACAAGTCAGGCGAAAGATTTTATGGGAAAAAGGTGTTGGTCATTGGATCCGGTAACTCTGGGATGGAAATTGCTTATGACCTTGCATCTCATGGTGCCAATTCCTCGATTGTTATACGAAGCCCG ATTCATGTAATGACCAAGGAATTAATCCGACTGGGGATGACACTAGCTCGTCATCTTCCACTGCATCTAGTGGATAACCTCCTTGTGATGGGTGCAAATTACATATTTGGAGACCTATCAAGGTATGGCATCACGCGGCCAAAATTGGGTCCAATGAGCCTTAAATCAAGAACTGGCAGGTCAGCGGTAATTGATGTTGGGACTGTTGGTTTAATTAAGAAAGGCATCATCAAA GTTCAAAGAGAGGTCACTAACATCAAGGGCAGAACTGTTGAATTTCAatgtggaaacaaagtttcattcGACGCGATTGTCTTTGCAACGGGATACAAAAGCACGACAAACATTTGGATCAAG AACAATGAGAGCATGCTAAATGAAAATGGAATGCCAATCAAAGAATACCCCAAACATTGGAAAGGTGAAAATGGACTATACTGCACTGGTTTAGCAAGGACAGGATTGGCCGGTATTGCTATGGACGTCAAGAATATCGCCAATGACATTAATGATATGATAGGCTCTTTCTCCAACTAA